The proteins below are encoded in one region of Pygocentrus nattereri isolate fPygNat1 chromosome 13, fPygNat1.pri, whole genome shotgun sequence:
- the arhgap27 gene encoding rho GTPase-activating protein 15 isoform X3 → MVEYYAKVRLNCRPKTAVAYSVDPQEEDDNLSAVYVNVPRTRRSISDLPISSASALSSSWGVPDTPDFPPDLPDALRLGSEGWEIHTDQDSGQQYYYQPSTGRSTWDYPLSPLMESDVGTEDPLISPSQSPACSPPGPSPPRWSSDWERVLDESSGRHYYFNPVSGESSWDLPDELRDSGPPPLPEEDYPAEDFIPVSPDQEDVASFPFPLTSEYSVAHMKKPAIPRACLDRSTPAGWTLNIDPDGAWVFTSEHTQEQWIKSLDDQGQTYYYLRDGSRSQWTLPELSAGLGQCRVGNGGMMNQDGVMRSWRNSTGSQDEKLPLSHRRNASDSDASSSPEMPHNTSPLKAGVTEPEKNLPNQSSAAQQQRVSNLEKAGILNRTKICENGKKVRKNWALSWTVLHGGILTFHKDPKSTPAGAAGKTSQFVPEFTVDLKGANISWAPKEKSSKKNVLELKSRAGAEFLLQYDTESIITDWHKVITDTIRQLDLEQHHSDDEEEISEKSSSTDKEDRSAGSIDKRRMSNAGRQLSSNSTSEADQKKVRNKLRKFLLKRPTLQSVKEKGYIRENVFGCHLHNLCAQEKTTVPSFVEKCIRTVEKRGLGIDGIYRVSGNLAVIQKLRFKADHAEDLNLEEGNWDIHVITGALKLFFRELQEPLFPYSHFNRFVQGIKIPDYHSRVSYMSDLVKSLPPPNQDTMEALFSHLRKVIEHGEENRMTVQNVAIVFGPTLLKPEVESPNITMYMVFQNQIIEFILNEFETIFHM, encoded by the exons GAGGAGGATGACAACCTGTCGGCCGTGTACGTGAACGTCCCCAGGACACGGCGGAGCATCTCCGACTTACCCATCTCCTCCGCTTCGGCGCTCTCCTCCTCCTGGGGCGTCCCGGACACTCCAGACTTTCCTCCTGACCTCCCCGACGCTCTTCGCCTGGGCTCCGAGGGATGGGAGATCCACACTGACCAGGACAGTGGTCAGCAGTACTATTACCAGCCCAGCACAGGCCGTAGCACCTGGGACTACCCACTCAGCCCCTTAATGGAATCTGACGTGGGGACGGAGGATCCTCTTATCTCACCCTCCCAGTCTCCAGCCTGTTCGCCCCCAGGCCCCTCCCCGCCAAGATGGAGCTCGGACTGGGAGAGGGTGCTGGACGAGAGCAGCGGCAGACACTACTACTTCAACCCCGTCTCCGGAGAGAGCTCCTGGGACCTGCCGGACGAGCTGCGGGACAGTGGTCCG CCTCCGCTCCCTGAGGAAGACTATCCTGCTGAAGATTTCATCCCAGTGTCTCCAGACCAGGAGGATGTCGCATCTTTCCCCTTTCCCCTCACATCAGAGTACTCTGTCGCTCACATGAAAAAACCAGCCATTCCCAGAGCATGCCTGGACCGCAGTACCCCAGCAGGCTGGACCCTCAACATAGACCCTGACGGAGCCTGGGTGTTCACCAGTGAACACACTCAGGAGCAG TGGATCAAGTCTCTGGACGATCAGGGACAGACGTACTACTACCTGAGAGATGGCTCCAGATCCCAGTGGACCTTACCTgag ctcTCTGCCGGTCTGGGTCAGTGTAGAGTGGGGAATGGAGGGATGATGAATCAGGATGGCGTGATGAGGAGCTGGAGGAACAGCACAGGATCTCAGGATGAG AAGCTCCCTCTAAGCCATCGCCGGAATGCTTCGGACAGTGATGCGTCCAGCTCCCCTGAAATGCCCCATAAC ACTTCGCCTCTGAAAGCTGGTGTGACTGAGCCCGAGAAGAACCTGCCCAATCAaagctcagcagctcagcaaCAGAGA GTGTCCAATTTGGAGAAAGCTGGGATCCTCAACAGGACCAAGATCTGTGAGAATGGGAAGAAAGTGAG AAAGAACTGGGCTCTATCATGGACCGTTCTTCACGGGGGGATTCTAACATTCCACAAGGACCCAAAGTCCACCCCAGCAGGAGCAGCG GGCAAGACCAGTCAGTTCGTCCCTGAATTCACTGTGGATTTGAAAGGAGCGAATATCAGCTGGGCGCCGAAGGAAAAGTCTAGCAAGAAGAATGTGCTGGAG CTGAAAAGTCGGGCCGGCGCTGAGTTCCTGCTTCAGTATGACACTGAAAGCATCATCACTGACTGGCACAAAGTCATCACAGACACCATCAGACAGCTG gaccTAGAGCAACACCACTCAGATGATGAAGAGGAGATCAGTGAGAAGTCCTCCAGCACAGACAAAGAAGACAGATCAGCCGGCTCCATAGATAAGAGAAGAATGAGTAATG CAGGCAGACAGCTATCGTCTAATTCCACCTCTGAAGCCGACCAGAAGAAGGTGCGCAACAAACTGCGCAAGTTTCTCCTCAAGAGGCCGACTTTACAGTCCGTCAAGGAGAAGGGCTACATCAGAG AAAACGTGTTTGGCTGTCACCTCCACAATCTGTGCGCCCAGGAGAAAACGACAGTACCCAGTTTTGTGGAGAAGTGCATCCGGACGGTTGAGAAAAGAG GTTTGGGGATCGATGGAATCTACAGAGTCAGTGGGAACTTGGCTGTTATTCAGAAACTGCGCTTCAAGGCTGATCATG CGGAGGATCTAAACCTGGAGGAGGGAAACTGGGACATTCACGTCATCACAGGAGCGCTGAAGCTGTTCTTCAGAGAACTGCAGGAGCCTCTGTTTCCTTACAGTCACTTCAACAGATTTGTGCAAGGCATCA AAATCCCAGACTACCACAGTAGAGTGTCCTATATGAGTGATCTGGTGAAGTCTTTACCGCCACCCAATCAGGACACTATGGAAGCGCTGTTCAGCCATTTAAGGAA agtcaTCGAGCATGGAGAAGAGAACAGGATGACCGTTCAGAACGTGGCCATCGTCTTCGGCCCAACGTTGCTCAAGCCTGAAGTGGAGTCGCCGAACATAACCATGTACATGGTCTTCCAGAACCAGATCATTGAGTTCATCCTCAATGAATTTGAGACCATCTTCCACATGTGA